Sequence from the Candidatus Izemoplasma sp. genome:
ATTTTATTTCTTAACGTACTTAAATCATCCATGAATATCCCTCTTCTTTTGTTAAGACTTCTACGAGTGCATAGGCTGTCATAGCATTGATCACATGGACAACGCGATGGACGATTGCTGGATCATGACGGCCTTCTAGTTGATAGGTCATAGTTTCTTTTGTCTTATAATTTACGGTCTTTTGATGTTTACCTATTGAGGCAGTTGGCTTAACAGCGGTTTTAAAGACAATCGGCATGCCATTGGAAATACCCCCTTGTATACCTCCAGAGTTATTTGTTTTTGTAACAATTTTATCATTTTGTATTGTGAAAGGATCATTTGCTTCTGATCCATAAAGTGTTGTGATGTCGAAGCCCTTACCAAAGGATAAACCTTTGATGGCAGGAATACTGTAAAGGTGTTTAGCTAGGGTACTTTCTAGAGTATTGAAATATGGCCCCCCAATACCAGCTGGCATATTTAATATCGCTGTTTCAATGGTCCCACCAACACTATCTTTATTTTCCTTAGCTGTTAAAATTGTCTTTTCATAGTGAGGAAGAATGGTATCGTCAATTACTGGGAAAGCGCTATTTAGAAGTGATTTAAGATTTTCTTTAGTGATGTTATCTAGTGTAAAAGAAGCATCGTTCACTTCTTTAATGGATGCAATATGAGAAGCAATAATTATATTTTTTTGTTCTAGTAATTGTCGGCATATTGCTCCTAAGATAACTAATGGTGCTGTAATACGGCCAGAAAAATGACCTCCTCCACGATAATCATGGTTAGAACGATATTTTATATGAGCAGTATAATCGGAATGGGATGGTCTTAAAATATCTTTGTTATAATCTTTAGACTTAGTATCTTTGTTAGGGATTACAATAGTTAGAGGGGTTCCTGTTGTTTTATCTTGAAAATACCCACTTATGATTTGATATGGGTCGGGTTCACGTCTTTTTGTAGATAAAGATGATGTCGGACGTCGTTGTTCTAACGCGTTATTAATCATATTTAAATCTAGTTTAATACCAGCAGGTAAGTTGTGAATCGTAATACCAATCATTTTTCCATGAGATTCACCGAAAAGACTGATTGGAATTGCATCGCCAATTGTACTCATATCATCACCTCAAATAGTTGTTTATTTCAGTCAATTTAATTGTCTTTATATAGCCATTTCCCACTTCATCTACTAAAATCATATTTAAATGATCATTATAAACTTTTTTATCAGTTTTAATGGCTTTTAAAATAGCGTCTTTTTTATATGAATAATCTAGCGGAAGATTGTAGTGTCTTAATAATTGTGTGAGTGATTCTTCAAAAGGTTTGTCCTTTGCGAGCATATGCATCGCAATAGCGATCGATTCCCCATGAAGTAATTCATATTCTGAGTATTGTTCAATAGCGTGCCCGATGGTATGGCCATAATTTAATAGTTGCCTAACACCTTGATCCTTTTCATCTAAATAGACAATGCGCGCCTTTATGGCTACACATGTTGCTATAATTTCGTCAATAATATTGATAATGTTATTTGTATTTAACCGATGGAATAACTTTGAATCTGATATCAGCCCATACTTGATAATTTCTGCCATACCATTATTAAAATGTCTATTTTCCAATGTGTTTAACGTTTTTGGATCAATTAGGACTTTCTTTGGATGTTTGTATGCCCCAATTGCATTCTTCATTGTAGGGCTATTAACAGCTGTTTTACCACCAACACTACTATCGACTTGAGCGAGAAGCGTTGTTGGAATTTGAACATAGTCTATACCTCGCAAATACACACTAGCTATAAATCCAGCTAAATCACCAACGACACCACCACCTAAAGCAATTAATACATAATCTTTGGTGACGCCATCTTCTATCATTTGTTCGATAATATCTTGCACGACAGGTAGCGATTTTGATTGTTCGCCTGCTTTAAAGAAATAGCTGTGCTTAATTGACAATTGCTTGTGTATTGTTTCATAATATACCTTTGGAATATTATCGTCCGAAATGAGAATGTAATTGCTAGTTTTTGGTAAATAAGGTGTAATATTGCTTAATAAATCGTGTTCAATATACACTGTATAGGTATGATGTTTTGTTTTAACAAAGACTTTTTTCATTGGATTCACTCCTTAATCTCTATAATGCCTCCCAATCGCTTATAATCTTCAAAGAAGGAAGGATAAGATTTATTAACAGCTTTCGCATTCGTTAATGTTACTGGGTTTTTACATACAGTAGTAGCGATTGCCACCATCATTGCGATACGATGATCATTGAATGAGTCGACAGTAACGCCACCTTCTAGATGCTTTTTACCTTTGATAGTGATAGATTCATCATCGTTTGTAATATCAGCCCCTAAGGCTTTTAAAGTAGATACTGTTGAATAAATCCGGTCAGATTCCTTTATTTTTAAGCGATGGGCGTTAATTAATTTTGTTGTCCCCTCACTGACGGAACCTAACAAGGATAGAATGGGGGCTAAATCCGGACAATTTGAAATATCTATAGTGGTTCCTAAAGTGGATTTTTTTGTTATGGTATAGCCATTATCCGTGACTATAGGTTGAGCGTTCATCTGGGTTAAAAAATCAATAATTGCCTTATCGCCTTGGACACTATTTATATTCAGATTATGAATAGAAATACCACCGTTAATCGCACCAGCAACAAAGAAGAACGCAGCTTGAGAAAAATCACCCTCAACAGTATATTGATTACCTTTATATTGCTGATTTCCTTTTATATAATATCGGTTTTCTCTTTCTTTTATGGTGATGTTAAATGATTTTAGCACATCTATTGTTAGGTCGATGTAACTTTTAGATTCTAGTGGACCTTCAACGATGAGTGTGGAATCTCCATCTAATAGAGGAAGTGTGAGCATTAATCCGGTAAAAAACTGGGAACTAACATTCCCTTTTAATATGTATTCACCTGGCTTAATAGAGCCGTTTACCACTATTTTATTATCGGCTATTGTAAGGGTACTGTCACTTTTATTAAAGACATCTTCGTATAATGTCATAGGACGATTTAATAATGACTGACGACCTGTTAATGTGATTGTTTTATCATACAAAGATGTAACGGGTATTAAAAAACGAAGGGTTGAACCACTCTCATTACAGTCAATGGTTTTGGCTTTTAAAAAGCGTTTTTTCTTTGGTTTAATATAGATGCTGGAGTCCTTTATTTTAATCGATGTACCGAGTTTCTTCACAGCGTTTAAAGTAGCTTTTATATCATCAGATAATAAGACATTATATAAAGTAGACGGTTGATCTGATAACGCCGCTGCGATAATCGCACGGTGGGCAACGCTTTTAGAGGAAATAGCGGATATAGAACCATGCAAAGATGTGGGAAATAGCTTAACGACGGTATCATTCATTGTTAATATCCTCTCTTGTCTTAGTCGATTTTTGCATTAGTTTAGTTAAAGTATCTTTATCTTTATTTTGAATGGAATCCCGGATTAAACTCAGTTGATCAATAAAAGTGTCAATATTTCTAGTTAGAAAATCCTTGTTTTCAAAAAATAACTCAGTCCACAATTCATCATTAATCATAGCAATTCGTGTTAATTCCTTATAAGAATCACCAATAAACCGTTTAGTATCAAAGTTATAGGCGTCACTATTCACAAGCGCTACTGCAATTGCATGAGTCAATTGTGAGGTGAATCCTAGAATTTTATCGTGATCAACATCAGAAATTTCTGTAACCGTACTAAATCCCATTTGTTTTGCGAGTGTTTTGATGAGATTTATATGTTCTTCTTTATTACGTGAATGTGGGGTTATAACAAAATTAGCTCCTTCAAATAAATTGGCTTTACTATGGGATATTCCACTCTTTTCACTACCGGCAATGGGATGGGTTAACACGATGTTTATATCGTCATTAAAAAATAAATCTAATTGATTTGTCATGTGTCTCTTTACACCAGCAACATCTACGACAATGGCGTCTTGCTTAAAATTGTTAATGTGCTTTTTAATGAAATCTATTGTTTGGTTAGGATATAGACATACAAAGACAATATCACAGTCTTTTAAAAGTTTCTTTGCACTAATACTGCCTCTATCAACAATATTATGCTTTAGGGCGTAATCTATTGTCTCTTGTTTGATGTCAATACCAACAAGCTCATACCCATAAGGTTTTAAAGCCTTTGCATAAGAGCCACCAATAATACCTAATCCAATTATTCCGATAGTCACTTTCATCACCTACTTATTGTATCTTCATTATACACTATTTAAGGTGAAATGTTGATATAGTTTTGTGTAAGCGTTTTATGTAAGGGTTGATTTATTAAGGGTTTCGTGAAATAATAATAATA
This genomic interval carries:
- the aroB gene encoding 3-dehydroquinate synthase, producing MKKVFVKTKHHTYTVYIEHDLLSNITPYLPKTSNYILISDDNIPKVYYETIHKQLSIKHSYFFKAGEQSKSLPVVQDIIEQMIEDGVTKDYVLIALGGGVVGDLAGFIASVYLRGIDYVQIPTTLLAQVDSSVGGKTAVNSPTMKNAIGAYKHPKKVLIDPKTLNTLENRHFNNGMAEIIKYGLISDSKLFHRLNTNNIINIIDEIIATCVAIKARIVYLDEKDQGVRQLLNYGHTIGHAIEQYSEYELLHGESIAIAMHMLAKDKPFEESLTQLLRHYNLPLDYSYKKDAILKAIKTDKKVYNDHLNMILVDEVGNGYIKTIKLTEINNYLR
- the aroC gene encoding chorismate synthase, which translates into the protein MSTIGDAIPISLFGESHGKMIGITIHNLPAGIKLDLNMINNALEQRRPTSSLSTKRREPDPYQIISGYFQDKTTGTPLTIVIPNKDTKSKDYNKDILRPSHSDYTAHIKYRSNHDYRGGGHFSGRITAPLVILGAICRQLLEQKNIIIASHIASIKEVNDASFTLDNITKENLKSLLNSAFPVIDDTILPHYEKTILTAKENKDSVGGTIETAILNMPAGIGGPYFNTLESTLAKHLYSIPAIKGLSFGKGFDITTLYGSEANDPFTIQNDKIVTKTNNSGGIQGGISNGMPIVFKTAVKPTASIGKHQKTVNYKTKETMTYQLEGRHDPAIVHRVVHVINAMTAYALVEVLTKEEGYSWMI
- a CDS encoding prephenate dehydrogenase codes for the protein MTIGIIGLGIIGGSYAKALKPYGYELVGIDIKQETIDYALKHNIVDRGSISAKKLLKDCDIVFVCLYPNQTIDFIKKHINNFKQDAIVVDVAGVKRHMTNQLDLFFNDDINIVLTHPIAGSEKSGISHSKANLFEGANFVITPHSRNKEEHINLIKTLAKQMGFSTVTEISDVDHDKILGFTSQLTHAIAVALVNSDAYNFDTKRFIGDSYKELTRIAMINDELWTELFFENKDFLTRNIDTFIDQLSLIRDSIQNKDKDTLTKLMQKSTKTREDINNE
- the aroA gene encoding 3-phosphoshikimate 1-carboxyvinyltransferase, which codes for MNDTVVKLFPTSLHGSISAISSKSVAHRAIIAAALSDQPSTLYNVLLSDDIKATLNAVKKLGTSIKIKDSSIYIKPKKKRFLKAKTIDCNESGSTLRFLIPVTSLYDKTITLTGRQSLLNRPMTLYEDVFNKSDSTLTIADNKIVVNGSIKPGEYILKGNVSSQFFTGLMLTLPLLDGDSTLIVEGPLESKSYIDLTIDVLKSFNITIKERENRYYIKGNQQYKGNQYTVEGDFSQAAFFFVAGAINGGISIHNLNINSVQGDKAIIDFLTQMNAQPIVTDNGYTITKKSTLGTTIDISNCPDLAPILSLLGSVSEGTTKLINAHRLKIKESDRIYSTVSTLKALGADITNDDESITIKGKKHLEGGVTVDSFNDHRIAMMVAIATTVCKNPVTLTNAKAVNKSYPSFFEDYKRLGGIIEIKE